TGTCGACGGCGGGTCGCCGGTTGGGTGATCGTGGTCTTAGAAACCTGGCAGTCCGCTGTAGATCTGGCCCCACAACGTGAAGATCATATAGATAATGATGCCGGCGATGACGACGTAAACGGCGATTGGCAGCCACTTAGCGAATGCTGTGAACAGAAGGTCCGCCCGATCGCCGGCGATTTCTGCGATCTTCTCGGCGGTCTTGTCCAGTTCGCCGGTCTCCTCGCCGATCTGAAACAGGTGCAGATACTGCGACGGCAGGCGTTTGGAGTACCCCTCCCAGGCGAGCCCGCCGGCGCGGACGCTGTCTTTGCCTCCGGCGAACAGGCGGGCGACGATCGCATTGCCCGTTGCTCGCGTGGCGCGGTCCGTCACTTCGGTGATGGGGACGCCCGCCCCGTACATCATCGCGAATGCCTTGGCATACCGGCAGACCGACATGTGGTAGACCGCCTGGCCCAGAATCGGAATCCGCAGCACGATGAAATCCAGCGGCAGCCCAAGCAGCGGAAATCGCTCCCGTAGGGCCATGCACACGACTACGATCGCCGTCGGGACATAGAGAAGCATAAGAATGCTCACGGTCCCGACGAGGTATTCTGTCGTCGAGGTCTTGCCCAGAACGAGGCCGGGAAGGCCGAATACGCCCGCCGCAATGTGGAGCATGAAGAACGGATAGATCAACCCCATCTGGAGCCGCCGGGTGATGCGGTGGACGAACTCATGCCATTCGGAGAGCATCTTGAATGACAAGCCGAGCGCTCCCGAGGTCTCGGCCGCCTCGATGAGCATTCGGTCCAACTGGGGGAACACGTTGCGATGCTGGTCGAGGGCCTCGGTCAGACTCGACCCTTTGGAGACGGTCTCGCGAATCCGCTTGAGGACCTGCTTGATATACCCCTGGCGTCCCTCGATCGTGATGTCCAGCGAGCGCAGGATCGGCACGCCCGCGTCCATCATGACCGACAAATCGTAGTACGCTTGCGCCAGTCGCGTTTTCGAGCTCATAGCGATCCGCTCCGCTGTCCGTTCCGCCGTATGCCTGTGCCGGGCAAGCTCTGCACTCCCATCCCGAAGGCGTGGTTGTCGCCTTGCCAAGGCGATAGGCCGACCATAGTATATCACCTGTCGCCAGGGACGCAATGATGATATGCGTGCGGCCCGT
The Anaerobaca lacustris DNA segment above includes these coding regions:
- a CDS encoding type II secretion system F family protein; the protein is MSSKTRLAQAYYDLSVMMDAGVPILRSLDITIEGRQGYIKQVLKRIRETVSKGSSLTEALDQHRNVFPQLDRMLIEAAETSGALGLSFKMLSEWHEFVHRITRRLQMGLIYPFFMLHIAAGVFGLPGLVLGKTSTTEYLVGTVSILMLLYVPTAIVVVCMALRERFPLLGLPLDFIVLRIPILGQAVYHMSVCRYAKAFAMMYGAGVPITEVTDRATRATGNAIVARLFAGGKDSVRAGGLAWEGYSKRLPSQYLHLFQIGEETGELDKTAEKIAEIAGDRADLLFTAFAKWLPIAVYVVIAGIIIYMIFTLWGQIYSGLPGF